A genome region from Brooklawnia propionicigenes includes the following:
- the aroC gene encoding chorismate synthase has translation MLRYLTAGESHGRALIATIEGIPAGVGVTSEDISEALTRRRLGAGRGARMRFEADELTILTGVRHGKTLGSPIAIMIGNTEWPKWDQVMAPDPVDPILLAELARNAPLTRPRPGHADLAGMQKYDFSESRPVLERASARETAARVAIGRVAQNFLAQACGITVLSHVVELGGIAATGDRFPTMADLPAIDADPVRCLDPDASAAMQAEIDACQKAGDTLGGVVEVIAWGCPPGLGSHSQGDRRLDARLAGALMGIQAIKGVELGDGFELARIRGSQAHDEIVRGGNGIERLSQRSGGTEGGMSTGELVRMRAAMKPIATVPRALRTIDVRTGEPAVADHQRSDVCAVPAAGVVAEAMVALVLAECCLEKFGGDSLGETRRNYRGYLRQVAERGLSIHD, from the coding sequence ATGTTGCGATACCTGACTGCCGGTGAATCACATGGACGCGCCCTGATTGCGACGATCGAGGGCATACCAGCCGGAGTCGGGGTCACCTCCGAGGACATCTCCGAAGCGCTCACCAGGCGTCGGCTGGGTGCGGGCCGCGGCGCCCGGATGCGGTTCGAGGCCGACGAGTTGACCATCCTCACCGGTGTGCGGCACGGCAAGACGCTGGGCTCGCCGATCGCGATCATGATCGGCAACACCGAATGGCCCAAGTGGGACCAGGTGATGGCCCCCGACCCGGTCGATCCCATACTGCTCGCCGAGCTGGCCCGCAATGCGCCGCTGACCCGACCGCGTCCGGGCCACGCCGACCTGGCTGGCATGCAGAAATACGACTTCTCCGAGTCGCGTCCGGTGCTGGAACGAGCCAGCGCCCGGGAGACCGCCGCCCGGGTGGCGATCGGACGGGTCGCCCAGAATTTCCTTGCCCAGGCCTGTGGGATCACCGTGCTCAGCCATGTCGTGGAGCTCGGCGGCATCGCCGCGACCGGCGACCGCTTCCCGACCATGGCCGATCTTCCGGCGATCGATGCCGATCCGGTGCGCTGCCTCGATCCCGATGCCAGCGCAGCCATGCAGGCCGAGATCGATGCCTGCCAGAAGGCCGGCGACACGCTGGGCGGGGTGGTCGAAGTGATTGCCTGGGGTTGTCCGCCCGGACTCGGCAGTCACAGTCAGGGCGACCGCCGGCTGGACGCCAGACTGGCCGGCGCCCTGATGGGCATCCAGGCGATCAAGGGCGTCGAACTCGGCGACGGATTCGAGCTCGCCCGCATCCGCGGCAGCCAGGCCCACGACGAGATCGTCCGCGGCGGCAACGGCATCGAACGACTCTCGCAGCGGTCGGGCGGTACCGAGGGCGGCATGTCCACCGGCGAGCTGGTCCGGATGCGCGCCGCGATGAAACCCATCGCCACCGTCCCGCGCGCGCTGCGCACCATCGACGTCAGGACCGGAGAGCCCGCGGTCGCCGATCACCAGCGCTCGGACGTCTGCGCGGTGCCGGCCGCCGGTGTGGTGGCCGAGGCCATGGTGGCATTGGTGCTCGCCGAATGCTGCCTGGAGAAGTTCGGTGGCGATTCGCTCGGCGAAACCCGTCGTAACTACCGTGGATACCTGCGCCAGGTCGCCGAGCGGGGACTGTCGATTCATGACTGA
- a CDS encoding shikimate kinase yields the protein MTDSPAVVLVGPPAVGKSTVGALLAGRLGVSFCDVDTVIERQQDRPITEIFAELGEPAFRRLELEATLAALAAGGVLALGGGAVTNAQLRAALAGHRVVWLRTTAHEAVRRVGGSTTRPLLTGDVAGNWKRLASQRAPHYEEVATIVVDTAGRTPAQVAAEIVDQLTSQELG from the coding sequence ATGACTGACTCACCCGCGGTGGTGCTGGTCGGGCCACCTGCGGTCGGCAAGTCCACCGTGGGTGCGTTGCTGGCCGGCAGGCTCGGCGTGAGCTTCTGTGATGTGGACACCGTCATCGAACGCCAACAAGACCGGCCGATCACCGAGATCTTCGCCGAACTCGGCGAGCCGGCGTTCCGGCGCTTGGAACTGGAGGCCACCTTGGCGGCCTTGGCGGCCGGCGGGGTGCTCGCCCTGGGTGGGGGAGCGGTCACCAACGCCCAGCTGCGGGCCGCGCTGGCCGGGCATCGGGTCGTCTGGTTGCGCACCACCGCGCACGAGGCGGTACGCCGTGTCGGCGGGTCCACCACCCGTCCGTTGCTCACCGGCGATGTGGCAGGCAACTGGAAGCGACTCGCCAGTCAGCGGGCGCCGCACTATGAGGAGGTGGCAACGATCGTCGTCGACACCGCCGGACGCACCCCCGCTCAGGTCGCTGCCGAGATCGTCGATCAACTGACCAGCCAGGAGCTTGGATGA
- the mltG gene encoding endolytic transglycosylase MltG, whose translation MSRFLDEDDYDDGYDGQEPDLEPPTVKRRGSWWKNLLAITVSLAVLIGGGYFVYTKVMEGYLNFTQAADYPGPGEQEVVVTIPENATLTEMGDLLVSQDVVASRKAFLRAAENITGSSGIQPGNYLLKTKMSAVQAVTALMDRANMINTRVTIPEGLRNTQVVARLAEQSGIAADEFNAVLANPSQLQLPTWANGATEGFLFPETYVFDTEPTAVQILSDMTAHFNTVADQIDFVAKAEALGVSPYDAVTIASIIERETRDPVYGPDIAQVIYNRLAQGMPLQMDSTVGYAVNSQGGTVTTTDEERANPSPYNTYVHPGLPPGAISNPGKNSLTSAVNPTHGDYIYFVTVNPDTGETKFSSDAAGHDANVAEFQVWCRANADRCG comes from the coding sequence ATGAGCCGATTCCTCGACGAAGACGACTATGACGACGGCTACGACGGCCAGGAGCCGGACCTCGAGCCACCGACGGTCAAGCGCCGGGGTTCCTGGTGGAAGAACCTGCTGGCCATCACCGTCTCGCTCGCGGTGCTCATCGGTGGCGGCTACTTCGTGTACACCAAGGTCATGGAGGGCTATCTCAACTTCACCCAGGCCGCCGATTATCCCGGACCGGGTGAGCAAGAGGTGGTCGTCACGATCCCCGAGAACGCGACGTTGACCGAAATGGGCGATCTGCTGGTCTCTCAGGACGTGGTGGCCTCGCGCAAGGCCTTCCTCCGGGCTGCCGAGAACATCACCGGTTCGTCCGGCATCCAGCCCGGGAACTATCTGCTGAAGACGAAGATGTCGGCGGTCCAGGCCGTGACAGCGCTGATGGACCGTGCGAACATGATCAATACCCGGGTCACCATCCCGGAGGGGCTGCGCAATACGCAGGTGGTCGCTCGGCTCGCTGAACAGAGCGGCATCGCGGCCGACGAGTTCAACGCCGTGCTGGCCAATCCGTCGCAACTGCAACTGCCCACCTGGGCCAACGGCGCAACGGAGGGCTTCTTGTTCCCGGAGACCTATGTCTTCGACACCGAGCCGACCGCAGTCCAGATCCTGTCGGACATGACCGCGCACTTCAATACGGTCGCCGACCAGATCGATTTCGTCGCCAAGGCCGAGGCACTCGGTGTTTCGCCCTACGATGCGGTCACCATCGCGTCCATCATCGAGCGGGAGACCCGCGACCCGGTCTACGGCCCCGACATTGCCCAGGTGATCTACAACCGGCTGGCGCAGGGCATGCCGCTGCAGATGGACTCCACGGTGGGCTACGCGGTGAACTCCCAGGGTGGCACCGTCACGACCACCGATGAAGAACGCGCGAATCCTTCGCCGTACAACACCTATGTGCACCCCGGCCTGCCGCCGGGCGCCATCTCGAACCCGGGCAAGAACTCGTTGACGTCGGCGGTCAACCCGACTCACGGCGATTACATCTACTTCGTGACCGTCAATCCCGACACCGGCGAGACGAAGTTCTCCTCGGATGCCGCAGGGCACGATGCGAATGTGGCCGAGTTCCAGGTCTGGTGCCGGGCCAATGCCGATCGCTGCGGGTAA
- the aroB gene encoding 3-dehydroquinate synthase yields the protein MSTVRFATDHPYTVEIDNGALQKLPSLTGEATRVAVIYAEPLAEVALEVARLAGSATVSVLSIGVPEGEAAKTPEIATSCWRTLAAAGFTRSDLIIGVGGGATTDLAGFVAASWLRGVSYVSVPTTVLAMVDASVGGKTGIDLPEGKNLVGAFHEPDGVIADLDLLGTLPEREVRSGLAEVVKAGFVRDERIRELIAASPSGALDVTSARHAELIRRAVQFKADVVSLDLRESTSVGGRIGRELLNYGHTLGHAIEAWEHFRMRHGEAVALGMIFAAQLSRRVLGLPDEAVAVHRQLIGALGLPTSYQRAPFAELRELMGRDKKTRGQALRFVGLRNLSDPAMIVAPSEAILEECYAELGRDQ from the coding sequence ATGAGCACCGTACGTTTCGCCACCGATCACCCCTACACCGTCGAGATCGACAACGGGGCGCTGCAGAAGCTGCCCTCGCTGACCGGTGAGGCCACCCGGGTGGCCGTCATCTACGCCGAACCCCTGGCCGAGGTCGCCTTGGAGGTGGCCCGCCTCGCCGGTTCGGCGACCGTGTCGGTGCTGTCGATCGGCGTTCCCGAAGGCGAGGCCGCCAAGACACCGGAGATCGCGACCAGCTGCTGGCGCACGCTGGCCGCAGCCGGCTTCACCCGCTCCGACCTGATCATCGGCGTCGGCGGGGGAGCCACCACCGATCTGGCGGGCTTCGTCGCGGCCAGCTGGCTGCGAGGTGTCAGCTACGTCAGCGTGCCCACCACCGTGCTCGCCATGGTGGACGCTTCGGTCGGCGGCAAGACCGGTATCGATCTGCCCGAGGGCAAGAACCTGGTCGGCGCCTTCCATGAGCCCGACGGGGTGATCGCCGATCTGGATCTGCTCGGCACCCTGCCCGAGCGCGAGGTGCGCTCCGGGCTGGCCGAGGTCGTCAAGGCCGGTTTCGTCCGGGACGAGCGAATCCGCGAACTGATCGCAGCCTCACCCAGCGGTGCCCTGGACGTGACCAGCGCCCGGCATGCCGAACTGATCCGGCGGGCCGTGCAGTTCAAGGCCGACGTGGTGTCACTGGATCTGCGCGAGTCGACCTCGGTGGGCGGCCGGATCGGTCGTGAGCTGCTCAATTACGGCCACACCCTGGGGCACGCGATCGAGGCCTGGGAGCATTTCCGGATGCGTCACGGCGAAGCCGTCGCGCTCGGCATGATCTTCGCCGCCCAGCTGTCGCGCCGGGTGCTCGGCCTTCCGGACGAGGCCGTCGCCGTGCATCGCCAGTTGATCGGTGCGCTGGGATTGCCCACCAGCTACCAGCGTGCGCCGTTCGCCGAATTGCGTGAACTGATGGGCCGTGACAAGAAGACTCGCGGTCAGGCGCTGCGCTTCGTCGGACTACGCAATCTGTCCGATCCGGCGATGATCGTCGCGCCCAGCGAAGCGATACTCGAGGAGTGCTACGCCGAGCTGGGCCGCGACCAGTAG